One window of Hypanus sabinus isolate sHypSab1 chromosome 10, sHypSab1.hap1, whole genome shotgun sequence genomic DNA carries:
- the LOC132400738 gene encoding glutathione S-transferase A4-like isoform X1 → MSKPKLYYFNGRGKLESIRWLLAAAGVEFDEVFLETRKQYEQLLKDGFLLFEQVPMVEVDGMKLVQTNAILNYFAAKYNLLGKDIHERALIDMYSEGAKDLMIFLMKHPFLSAAEKDNNLTQMETKAKTRYFPAFEKQSINQQTGYMVGNQLTLADLQVLEVILMLEEKFPLILTDFPQLKKFKEKISKLPRIQKFLQPGSPRKPPPDDHYVKIVKEVLQF, encoded by the exons ATGTCTAAGCCCAAGCTGTATTATTTCAATGGAAGAGGAAAATTGGAGTCTATTCGTTGGCTTTTGGCAGCTGCAGGAGTAGAG TTTGATGAAGTATTCCTCGAGACCAGGAAACAGTATGAGCAGCTGCTGAAAG ATGGATTTCTGCTGTTCGAACAGGTCCCAATGGTTGAGGTGGATGGGATGAAGCTGGTGCAGACCAATGCAATCTTGAACTACTTTGCAGCAAAGTACAATCTCCTTGGAAAGGACATCCATGAACGAGCACT GATTGACATGTACTCAGAAGGAGCTAAAGATCTGATGATTTTTCTGATGAAGCACCCCTTCCTTTCGGCTGCAGAGAAGGACAACAACCTCACCCAGATGGAAACAAAGGCCAAAACCAGATACTTCCCTGCATTTGAGAAG CAGAGCATTAATCAACAGACAGGATACATGGTCGGGAATCAGCTTACCCTTGCTGATCTGCAAGTTCTGGAGGTTATCCTGATGCTGGAGGAGAAATTCCCACTCATTCTGACTGATTTCCCACAGCTGAAG AAATTCAAGGAGAAGATCAGCAAGTTGCCGAGAATTCAGAAGTTCTTGCAGCCAGGAAGTCCCAGGAAGCCGCCACCAGATGATCATTACGTTAAAATTGTAAAAGAAGTTCTCCAATTCTGA
- the LOC132400738 gene encoding glutathione S-transferase A4-like isoform X2, with the protein MSKPKLYYFNGRGKLESIRWLLAAAGVEFDEVFLETRKQYEQLLKDGFLLFEQVPMVEVDGMKLVQTNAILNYFAAKYNLLGKDIHERALIDMYSEGAKDLMIFLMKHPFLSAAEKDNNLTQMETKAKTRYFPAFEKSINQQTGYMVGNQLTLADLQVLEVILMLEEKFPLILTDFPQLKKFKEKISKLPRIQKFLQPGSPRKPPPDDHYVKIVKEVLQF; encoded by the exons ATGTCTAAGCCCAAGCTGTATTATTTCAATGGAAGAGGAAAATTGGAGTCTATTCGTTGGCTTTTGGCAGCTGCAGGAGTAGAG TTTGATGAAGTATTCCTCGAGACCAGGAAACAGTATGAGCAGCTGCTGAAAG ATGGATTTCTGCTGTTCGAACAGGTCCCAATGGTTGAGGTGGATGGGATGAAGCTGGTGCAGACCAATGCAATCTTGAACTACTTTGCAGCAAAGTACAATCTCCTTGGAAAGGACATCCATGAACGAGCACT GATTGACATGTACTCAGAAGGAGCTAAAGATCTGATGATTTTTCTGATGAAGCACCCCTTCCTTTCGGCTGCAGAGAAGGACAACAACCTCACCCAGATGGAAACAAAGGCCAAAACCAGATACTTCCCTGCATTTGAGAAG AGCATTAATCAACAGACAGGATACATGGTCGGGAATCAGCTTACCCTTGCTGATCTGCAAGTTCTGGAGGTTATCCTGATGCTGGAGGAGAAATTCCCACTCATTCTGACTGATTTCCCACAGCTGAAG AAATTCAAGGAGAAGATCAGCAAGTTGCCGAGAATTCAGAAGTTCTTGCAGCCAGGAAGTCCCAGGAAGCCGCCACCAGATGATCATTACGTTAAAATTGTAAAAGAAGTTCTCCAATTCTGA